The following DNA comes from Solanum stenotomum isolate F172 chromosome 11, ASM1918654v1, whole genome shotgun sequence.
CCTCCTCAGACCCCACTTTTGGGATTACATTGGAGATTGTGATTGTTTGTTTATATTTCAGTAGAACGTCTTTTAATTGTTGCTGGAATGTCTCTTTTACCTACTGAATAGTCCATTTTGAATCAGTTACCTTTTGGATAGTCATATTATGCTTGTAAGAGTCAATTTGACTATTATTTAGTGTCAACTGAGAAGTTGATTGAGTGATCTTTAAggataaataatatatttagcaATAAGTAAATTCTGGATGTGTGTCCATCTCATCTCTCTTCATCTTCAATGAGCAGTGGTCAATCTGATGCTCCACTTTGATGTACTCTTGTCTGGCATGTACTGGTCTGAAACTGTGGACTCGCGCCACTATATTCTCTCGTAATCCAGCTTATCAGACTGCAAATTTTGGATTTGGTTAGGGAATGTGTGATTACATAACAAACCACTTACTTTTTAGCAAGGTGGAAATTGTATTTGAcacttgggcctaactcaagacaggAGGATTGCTCAAGTTCATATAAGCAAACCACCAGTCCATTCCCTAACCAATGTGGGACTCTTAACCCCCACTCTAACATAGTTAATTGTTATGAATTcgtcaaaaataatttcatcagAGATTCTCATTTGAAGTGCAAGGAGGTTTGTTAATAGTGTACCATATAAGGTACTCATGAAATGATGCAAATTGCTGTTATAGTATTTTGAATGATTTCAAAAGGCTAATTACCTTAATTAGCATCTCTGTTGGAAGCCAAGCTGGTGCAGTTGGTATTCCAATCCATCCAATCTGCAGCATAGGTAAAGTTTCAACTTTGATCTCtttaaggttatatattcaGTGAAATTTATGTTTCGAGATGTGTTCTGATATAATAAATTGAATTTCGAAAAATATATACTTACAAGTGCATATTCTCCTGTCTCGAATATGCGAATATCCAGTACCTAAACAGATATatgattagtttattttataaataaaatgttgttCCAAATTGTGTTTTTTTCCCTTAACATGATTcatagaaaaataacaaaatgataCCTCACCACGGTCTTCATATATGTAGTCTAGGCCTTTGTAATAAGGTGGATGATCAACAGACAAATACtgaagaaatttatataaaaataaactgTCAAATTCCAGTGCAAGGGTGtccacaacttccaattcagattatatttttaatttttttaaaattatcataagCATGTAGAGGGTACAATGCTGATTGGTAAAcaattatagtatatatatgtttataacaAATTAATGAATATAACATGTGTCTTTCGTATACACATTTATCACTCAACTATAATTAAATGATATGCATTCTCATACCACTCCAGTGAAGTCCCACTAAAGGGGTCTGAGGAGGTAGAGTATACGTAGACTTTACCAGTACCCCGTGAAGGCACAGtataagtagaaaaaaaaatactcacaTTGATGCTATTCAGATACTTCTCCTTTTCCACCCTGACTATCTGGCCTTTCTTCACTAccaaccaaaacaaaaaaaagaagaagaaaacttgtataaaaaaattagtgaaatttGAGACATTTTCATGAAATAGTATTACTCACTAGAATAAACAGGTTTTTTAGGCTTTGATGCAGTGGCTGTTGTACTAGAAGAagttgctgctgctgctgcttgTTGAGATTTTGGCTTTTCATTATTTTCGTTTGGTTCAGATGAATTATTTTCTGCTTTAATAATAAAAGGGCTATAATTAATTCTACTTTTTCTGGTTTGTGAGAAAGATGAAGAATATATGAAGGAGGTGTGTGAAAATGCAGCAGAGAAAGCCATCTCTatagatttttttctttttctttttggagaTACAATTAGTTTTAGTTGTGGCCAATATAAGTAGATAAGGGCATGTCCTTTTTTCCCCTTCTTCAACGGCCagatttaaaaataacaaatattagtcTGCTAATAAATGGGAAGGATTTCGAGTTTGAATACTGaaaatagaattattttttggtagaaGCTATTTATACCTTGGTGGGTTTATCTTACATgaatttagattagtagaattaaGGTGAGATTAAAGCAAGTAAAATATTTGATCGATTggcaaaaataattatatttattagtaaaatatatataagtatatacattattaatttattatgtatcagaaatatattttatacattaatatataaaatatatataattttgccTATTATTTTGATCGACGACTATTTATGTCAATTTTTCGATAATAATTCTATACACGCTATAATATACTACTATCAAATGTatgagtaaaaaatatttataaggtTATGGTTCATGAGAAGTGAAATTGCTAACgtaaaaaagtaaattaaagcAGATTACTTGTAATAATACGAAAAAATGTAATACTCAATCAAATTCaataacttttaattaaataacGTATTTAGGTAAAGAAGTTCATTAATATAATTATGAACATatcaaatgtaaaatttaattattagctCTTAGAAGTTGTTATTCTAGAATTTAGAATTATACCATTCAAATTTTGGATCCATCTTTAATGTAAATGTCCTTATACGCTACTGGTCTATGTaagttaatttatattttcGTAGCATAATATCCCACAAGTGACACCGAAATAACAAACTACACAAGACAATCGATCATCCACACTTTGCCCATTATTGTTTGTTGGAATCAATCTATGGAAATATAGGAGCATATGGTTCTAAAATCTTGACATACTATTCTCACAAAATGACTTTCAGCCTTAAATTTTCTTAGTATAAGAAAGATTAACTCAGCAATATGAATAGTAATAACAAAACATACATGCATAGTGTAATCCCGCAAAGTGGAGGTCTGGGGAAGGCAGAAAatacgcaaaccttacccctaccttggagGTAAAGGATTACAACTCCTGATAAGTGCAATCTTAACCTTGACTACTTAGATGGAAGTAGTCAAGTAGAAGGCCAAGGAGAGATGATGAGTTGTTAGACTCAAGGAAGTGCTTAACAAATGTAACAAAGTGGTACAtgcaaacaacaaaaaaatgtgaGTACTATCCCTTGTTAAACATCTTTTCCTACAACTACAAAAATATTCACGGTAGAATT
Coding sequences within:
- the LOC125845001 gene encoding NAD(P)H-quinone oxidoreductase subunit O, chloroplastic, whose translation is MAFSAAFSHTSFIYSSSFSQTRKSRINYSPFIIKAENNSSEPNENNEKPKSQQAAAAATSSSTTATASKPKKPVYSMKKGQIVRVEKEKYLNSINYLSVDHPPYYKGLDYIYEDRGEVLDIRIFETGEYALIGWIGIPTAPAWLPTEMLIKSDKLDYERI